From the genome of Bactrocera oleae isolate idBacOlea1 chromosome 2, idBacOlea1, whole genome shotgun sequence, one region includes:
- the LOC106618403 gene encoding ATP synthase subunit beta, mitochondrial yields the protein MDRILPYLQRLAHTFKFSNLRTTQARDFCYPLKLTSNGIVKRKLCTTKPPGKDTACDDEEDVNNDATRDKSENAENIVSFNKKTSDAQNRNKIHSKEAAVGKIFAIIGPVVDVIFEENVPDVMNAMLVPEYPNGKLVLEVFHHLGNGIVRSVAMDSTEGLRRGQKVIDTGYPIRVPVGKSCLGRIMNVVGDPIDERGPIKSDYHSFIHAEPPEMIELNVNPTLLETGIKVIDLLAPYVKGGKIGLFGGAGVGKTVLIMELINNVAKKHGGYSVFVGAGERTREGNDLYMEMIESKVISIEDESSKVALVYGQMNEPPGARSRVVLTGLTIAEYFRDIDGQDVLLFIDNIFRFTQAGAEVSALLGRIPSAVGYQPTLGTDMGSMQERITSTKNGSITSVQAVYVPADDLTDPAPAATFAHLDATTVLSRATAELGIYPAVDPLDSTSRIMDPTIVGEEHYNVARGVQKTLQSYKSLQDIIAILGMDELSEDDKLIVARARKIQRFLSQPFQVAEVFTGHPGIMVPIENTVQGFKSILNGEMDDLPEIAFYMVGDINGAIAKAKSLAMSMSIEK from the exons ATGGATCGTATTTTGCCATATTTGCAACGCTTAGCGCATA CTTTCAAGTTTTCGAATTTACGAACGACACAAGCAAGAGATTTTTGTTACCCTTTAAAGCTCACATCCAACGGTATCGTAAAGAGAAAATTGTGTACAACCA AACCACCTGGTAAAGACACGGCATGCGATGATGAAGAAGACGTAAATAATGACGCTACCCGGGATAAATCGGAAAATGCAGAAAATATCGTTTCATTTAATAAGAAAACCAGTGATGcacaaaacagaaataaaatacaTTCCAAGGAAGCGGCTGTTGGAAAAATTTTTGCGATAATAGGCCCAGTAGTGGATgtgatttttgaagaaaatgtacCTGATGTTATGAATGCAATGCTTGTACCAGAATATCCAAATGGGAAATTAGTTCTGGAA gtttTTCATCATCTTGGTAATGGTATTGTGCGTTCAGTGGCAATGGATAGCACAGAGGGTCTACGTCGAGGGCAAAAGGTTATAGATACTGGATATCCAATAAGAGTGCCAGTCGGAAAATCATGTTTGGGTCGTATTATGAATGTTGTTGGAGATCCCATTGATGAGCGCGGTCCCATCAAATCGGATTATCATTCCTTCATACATGCAGAACCGCCGGAAATGATAGAATTAAATGTGAACCCCACATTACTTGAAACCGGAATAAAG gtaATTGATCTCTTGGCGCCATATGTAAAAGGAGGGAAAATTGGCCTCTTTGGGGGCGCCGGTGTTGGTAAAACTGTTCTTATAATGGAACTAATCAACAATGTTGCTAAAAAACATGGAGGTTATTCCGTATTTGTCGGTGCTGGTGAACGAACTCGGGAAGGAAATGATCTATATATGGAAATGATTGAATCTAAAGTAATTTCAATCGAAGATGAGAGTTCCAAAGTAGCTTTGGTGTATGGCCAAATGAATGAGCCCCCTGGCGCCCGCTCACGTGTTGTATTAACTGGTCTTACAATAGCCGAGTACTTCCGTGATATTGATGGTCAGGATGTTCTATTATTTATTGACAATATATTTCGTTTCACTCAAGCAGGGGCTGAGGTTTCAGCATTGTTGGGGCGTATACCGTCCGCAGTTGGCTACCAGCCCACACTAGGTACAGACATGG GTTCAATGCAAGAGCGTATTACAAGTACTAAAAATGGTTCCATCACTTCAGTGCAAGCAGTTTATGTGCCAGCTGATGATCTCACTGACCCAGCACCTGCCGCCACCTTTGCGCATTTAGATGCCACAACCGTATTGTCACGTGCTACTGCCGAATTGGGCATATATCCGGCAGTGGATCCTTTGGATTCGACATCGCGCATAATGGACCCAACCATTGTAGGCGAAGAACACTATAATGTAGCTAGAGGAGTACAAAAGACCCTGCAATCCTATAAATCACTTCAG GACATCATTGCCATTCTTGGTATGGACGAACTTTCAGAAGATGATAAATTAATCGTAGCACGCGCTCGAAAAATTCAGCGGTTTCTTTCGCAACCTTTTCAAGTAGCAGAAGTATTTACTGGTCATCCTGGAATAATGGTTCCAATTGAAAATACAGTACAAGGTTTTAAAAGTATTCTAAATGGTGAAATGGATGACTTACCTGAGATTGCATTCTATATGGTAGGCGATATAAATGGTGCTATCGCAAAAGCCAAAAGTTTAGCAATGTCTATGTCGATAGAGAAATAA
- the Cpr92F gene encoding pupal cuticle protein gives MKEYLILLVLLISTCSATIHGAVSTQFQQIDPHSHTYSYGYADPNSQKQETRSYDGVTRGSYSYVDGNGHVQSLSYVADPHHGFNAVGTNLPKSSPSPATHFAAIHSAAAQSYVPYAHHYPQHIPILTDGGVPVDTPEVQHARAEHYAAYAAAAAAAAAHPESYDSQSHHLYKRSLYSNPWNYAHQNAITHVPLTHGGVPVDTPDVQAAKAEHFAAHAKALGHVTQINGAPSDTPEVAHAKAAHYAAHAAARTGYPIGHTVPVNGYHIPVIHNGVPVDTPEVQHAKAAHYAAVIKASSRAGHGEPNGNGGNYGGHWNDPHNSGYTGYKHRGPIHIPVIHNGVPIEPPEVQHARAAHLNALASASHGSGHGGYYENDGQYHGQNY, from the exons ATGAAAGAATAC ttaattttactTGTGTTACTCATATCTACATGTAGCGCAACTATCCATGGAGCCGTCTCAACACAATTTCAACAAATTGATCCTCATAGTCATACCTATTCTTATGGCTATGCTGATCCCAACTCCCAGAAGCAAGAGACACGTTCTTACGATGGTGTTACACGTGGTTCATACTCTTACGTAGATGGTAATGGGCATGTGCAATCGCTGTCCTATGTTGCTGATCCACATCATGGTTTCAACGCTGTTGGCACAAATTTACCAAAATCTTCCCCATCTCCAGCTACTCACTTCGCTGCAATACACAGCGCTGCCGCCCAGTCATATGTGCCATACGCCCATCACTATCCCCAACATATTCCGATACTTACAGATGGTGGTGTGCCCGTGGATACACCAGAAGTACAACACGCACGTGCTGAACATTATGCTGCatatgctgctgctgctgcagctgctgcaGCTCATCCGGAATCGTATGATAGTCAATCTCATCATTTGTATAAACGGTCATTATACAGTAACCCCTGGAACTACGCCCATCAGAATGCGATAACCCATGTGCCACTAACACATGGAGGCGTTCCTGTTGATACACCAGATGTACAAGCTGCCAAAGCTGAACACTTTGCAGCGCATGCTAAGGCTTTAGGTCATGTGACACAAATAAATGGAGCACCCTCGGACACACCTGAAGTAGCTCATGCAAAAGCTGCCCATTATGCTGCTCATGCGGCTGCTCGCACTGGTTATCCTATTGGTCACACTGTACCCGTTAATGGCTATCACATTCCTGTGATTCACAATGGGGTACCAGTCGATACACCAGAAGTTCAACATGCCAAGGCAGCACATTATGCAGCAGTTATTAAGGCTTCATCTAGAGCTGGTCACGGTGAACCAAACGGTAATGGAGGTAATTATGGCGGACATTGGAATGATCCACATAACAGTGGTTATACAGGGTACAAACATCGAGGCCCCATACATATTCCAGTCATCCACAATGGTGTGCCCATTGAACCACCAGAAGTTCAGCATGCTCGCGCCGCCCACTTAAATGCTTTGGCTTCTGCTAGTCATGGTTCGGGGCATGGGGGCTACTATGAGAACGATGGCCAATATCATGGCCAAAATTATTAA